The following is a genomic window from Fusarium oxysporum Fo47 chromosome IV, complete sequence.
CCATCGGAGCTTAGAAGCAGCTCGCTTGGCGTTTCCTCCGAATCCGCCAAAGTTACCGCCGCCACCAAATTGTCCTCGACCCTGGCCACCTCCGAAACCCCCACGGCCACCCTGGTTACCACCGTTACCTCCCTGGTTGTTGTCGCCGTTTTGGCCGCCTTGACCACCGTTGCCTTGTCCGTTACCCTGGCCGttgccttgaccttgtccgTTACCGCCATTGCCGCCATTGTTACCGCCGTTGTTATCGCCGTTGTTACCGCCGTTGTTacctccattgttgttgcCGTTACCGCCGTTGTTTCCACCGTTGTTGTTGCCGTTGTTGTCACCGTTGCCTCCAGCACCTGTCTCGGTAGCCGCAGGAGGTCGTCCAAGAACAACAGAGGGTGTCTCAGTAGCAAAGGCGGAGGTGACGATGGTGTTACCAAGAAGAGCGTCAACGGCAGCCTTGTTCTGATCAGCCTCATCGTCGGTAGCGTTCTCGTTGGCCTTGACGGAGTCAGGGAAGTCCTTCTGGTTCTGGAGGACCTGAGCATTAATAGCCTGGAGTTGCTGAGTAGTCTTGATGTTCTGAGGAGTGTTGGTCTTCTTGTCGGAATCGGCCTGCTGAACGGCGAAGCAGCCACCGAAGGGACCAGCGAGGGCGTTGTTACGGCATCGTACGGTGCAGATGTTACCGGTGGAAGCTATTTGATGTTAGGCATCGTTGAGTTGTGATGGGCTTTGAGCATGCTTACCTCCAAAGCAGTTGAGGTCATCAGGCATCTTGACGGTGATGTTGAAAGCTTGGGTCTTAACCTGAGAAAGACCGTTTGTTCCAGGAACGTTATTTGTGACGGTCAAGTTCTGTAACCAGCGTTAGCTATTAAACTGCTGTCATTGCGGATGTCTTACCTgaatgttggtgttggtgttgctgctCTCATCAAGATCACACACGTATGGACCAGCGCCATCGGCGTTGACCTGATGAATGGTAACGGTGAGCtcaccaccagcctcaacctGAGTGACCTTGCCAGCGGAAAGGGCATTCTCAGTGTTCTCGCCGACATCAATGTTACCAGACAGCTCAGTGCGGCCACACTGGTTAACGATGTTGGCAGTGATCTCTGCATCACGAATGATAGTGGCATCCTGCTGGCAAGGATTGATAGTGATGCAGTTGCGGGCGATCTCGGGATCAACTGACGATCTGATTAACACCAAGCCAATCATTCAC
Proteins encoded in this region:
- a CDS encoding uncharacterized protein (of unknown function-domain containing protein), encoding MHSFKSVLFPSLFALAHGHSVILNAQGLDTSPASVGFQVDPEIARNCITINPCQQDATIIRDAEITANIVNQCGRTELSGNIDVGENTENALSAGKVTQVEAGGELTVTIHQVNADGAGPYVCDLDESSNTNTNIQNLTVTNNVPGTNGLSQVKTQAFNITVKMPDDLNCFGASTGNICTVRCRNNALAGPFGGCFAVQQADSDKKTNTPQNIKTTQQLQAINAQVLQNQKDFPDSVKANENATDDEADQNKAAVDALLGNTIVTSAFATETPSVVLGRPPAATETGAGGNGDNNGNNNGGNNGGNGNNNGGNNGGNNGDNNGGNNGGNGGNGQGQGNGQGNGQGNGGQGGQNGDNNQGGNGGNQGGRGGFGGGQGRGQFGGGGNFGGFGGNAKRAASKLRWAKRFFTQEDTI